One Prolixibacteraceae bacterium DNA segment encodes these proteins:
- a CDS encoding glycogen/starch synthase, whose product MEKKKVLFISQEITPYLPETEISKIGRNLPQGIQEQGKEIRTFMPRFGCINERRNQLHEVIRLSGMNLVVNDADHPLIIKVASIQAARMQVYFIDNEDYFQRKATLVDKEGNEYSDNDERAIFFARGVLETVIKLRWAPDVIHCQGWFTGLVAVFLKHMYKDNPLLADTKIVYSPYASEFETPLDSELKKKLMDDEIPADALSQIDEPTYVNFNKMVVDHVDGVIKGSETINAELEKYIEESGKPFLPFQDEDKYVEEFNQFYDKFLLNSAE is encoded by the coding sequence ATGGAAAAGAAAAAAGTTCTATTTATCTCTCAGGAAATAACACCATACTTGCCTGAAACGGAAATATCTAAGATCGGAAGAAACTTACCTCAAGGTATCCAAGAACAAGGGAAAGAAATTCGTACTTTCATGCCACGATTTGGATGTATTAATGAAAGAAGAAATCAGTTGCATGAGGTGATTCGTCTTTCTGGAATGAACTTGGTAGTGAATGATGCAGACCATCCACTTATCATTAAAGTTGCATCGATTCAAGCAGCTAGAATGCAGGTGTATTTTATCGATAATGAGGACTATTTTCAAAGAAAAGCAACCTTGGTTGATAAAGAAGGAAATGAATATAGTGATAATGATGAAAGAGCTATTTTCTTTGCAAGAGGAGTTCTTGAAACGGTTATCAAACTAAGATGGGCACCAGATGTGATCCACTGTCAAGGTTGGTTTACTGGTCTTGTTGCAGTGTTCTTGAAGCACATGTACAAAGACAATCCACTTCTTGCTGATACTAAGATTGTATATTCTCCTTATGCTTCAGAGTTCGAAACACCTCTTGATAGTGAATTGAAGAAAAAGCTAATGGATGATGAAATTCCAGCAGACGCTTTATCACAAATTGATGAACCTACTTACGTTAATTTCAATAAGATGGTGGTTGATCATGTCGATGGTGTCATTAAAGGTAGTGAAACTATCAATGCTGAGTTAGAAAAATATATCGAAGAGTCAGGAAAGCCATTCTTACCGTTTCAAGATGAGGATAAATATGTCGAGGAGTTTAACCAATTTTATGACAAATTTTTACTAAATTCCGCCGAATAA
- a CDS encoding DUF4270 domain-containing protein, with amino-acid sequence MMIIDKLKSKNQILLLLFIAGFAFVSCQEKNNNLGLELIPDDQMLQVVTLKDNNTSDSFYERDSPIRVDEPSACIFGVLNDPLLGQTKGSIATQMRLTHKPEINATSVLDSAVILLSYRSFTGDTLTPQNIVVKELSGSLDKDKAYMSSFDVTSLVSDKVIGNGTFTPHQQMSGADTLTQIARIVVTKEYAKHIISLWDKTDESGNLIYENGDAFVKEVKGIYLEPQNVPSNRTGALITTNGSYSISKGMSTYPVDLRIRMHIYTTTTVPDESTDDENDTKDVQKVISLYSTKYSATVPKMEHNYTGTAVADELGNERGSSKYLYVQPNEGLRSVVKLNILSELKDRWTVQSDSIDVDAPDDNLYGNDKIFINKATLKIHVDTLASEYRTMGVPRVMTLRYIPKDSEDGDLRDNENGAYIAGSFSSSSSSYVFDMTKHVIKYLHDKVENSKMYLIPFNRVASTQRAVLFSNKSEQGIEFELIYVKKGISERN; translated from the coding sequence TTGATGATTATAGATAAACTTAAAAGCAAAAATCAAATCCTGTTATTATTGTTTATAGCAGGATTTGCTTTTGTATCCTGTCAAGAGAAGAACAATAATCTCGGATTGGAACTTATCCCTGATGACCAAATGTTACAGGTGGTAACACTAAAGGATAATAATACTTCAGACTCATTCTATGAGCGAGATAGTCCAATTCGTGTGGATGAACCTAGTGCATGTATTTTTGGAGTATTAAACGACCCATTACTAGGTCAAACGAAAGGTTCGATTGCAACACAAATGAGACTGACTCATAAACCAGAGATTAATGCAACTTCTGTTTTGGATTCGGCAGTGATCCTTTTAAGTTATCGATCGTTTACAGGAGATACTTTAACTCCACAAAATATTGTTGTAAAAGAGCTTTCTGGAAGTCTGGATAAAGACAAAGCTTATATGTCTTCTTTCGATGTTACCTCATTGGTTTCGGACAAGGTTATTGGTAATGGAACTTTTACACCACACCAACAAATGTCTGGTGCAGATACGCTTACTCAAATTGCTCGTATAGTGGTTACAAAAGAGTATGCAAAACATATTATCTCTCTTTGGGATAAGACAGATGAGAGTGGCAACCTAATCTATGAAAATGGGGATGCTTTTGTGAAAGAGGTAAAAGGTATATATCTCGAACCTCAGAATGTTCCAAGTAATAGAACGGGTGCATTGATCACCACTAATGGTTCTTATTCTATTTCAAAAGGAATGAGTACCTATCCAGTGGATCTTCGTATCAGAATGCATATTTATACAACGACGACAGTGCCTGATGAGTCTACGGATGATGAGAACGACACAAAAGATGTTCAGAAAGTTATCTCGTTATACTCTACCAAATATTCTGCTACAGTGCCTAAAATGGAGCATAACTATACTGGTACCGCTGTTGCTGATGAATTAGGTAATGAGAGAGGCTCTTCTAAATATCTATATGTTCAGCCTAACGAAGGATTAAGATCCGTTGTTAAGCTTAATATTCTTAGTGAACTCAAAGATAGATGGACTGTTCAAAGTGACTCTATCGATGTAGATGCTCCAGATGATAATCTTTATGGAAATGATAAGATTTTTATAAACAAAGCAACTTTAAAGATTCATGTTGATACACTTGCTTCTGAATATAGGACAATGGGTGTTCCTCGAGTAATGACACTTCGTTATATTCCTAAGGATTCAGAAGATGGAGATCTACGTGATAATGAGAATGGGGCTTATATCGCAGGAAGCTTCAGTAGCTCATCGTCTTCTTATGTGTTTGATATGACCAAACATGTAATCAAATACCTTCATGATAAAGTAGAGAATTCTAAAATGTATCTTATTCCTTTTAACAGAGTCGCTAGTACACAAAGAGCGGTACTATTTAGTAATAAAAGTGAACAAGGGATAGAGTTCGAATTGATCTATGTTAAGAAAGGTATCTCTGAGAGAAATTAA
- the glmS gene encoding glutamine--fructose-6-phosphate transaminase (isomerizing) → MCGIVGYIGKKNAYNILINGLKRLEYRGYDSSGIALSNGTTRIYKKQGKISNLEDFVADKRVDGNIGIAHTRWATHGEPSDENAHPHQSQNGKITLVHNGIIENYAILKERLEEKGYTFQSQTDTEVLANLIEYVYNKIDNRSLEEAVRLSLEKVVGAYGIIVMCDDEPKRLVASRKGSPLVIGVGDNEYYIGSDATPLVEYTNQMIYLQDFNIAIIEENSFTLKTIQNNPVTPEIKRVDIQVDQLDKGGYEHYMLKEIYEQPTTIEQSFKGRIAVDGKSIVLGGLIDVMPQLVKAPRIIILGCGTSWHAGLVAEYLIETYCRIPVEVEYASEFRYRTPVINKGDVIIAVSQSGETADTLAAIKKAKEDGAIIIGVCNVVGSSIPRETHAGVYTHAGVEIGVASTKAFTAQVTVLTLMAIQIAKEKGSIDQSEYEILIQEILEVPNKVRVALSKEDKIKSISDKYSDAVNALYLGRGYLFPVALEGALKLKEVSYIHAEGYAAGEMKHGPIALVDDNLPVVAVAPKDHYYEKVVSNIQEVKARKGNVIAVLNEGDLNLKEMVNDFIEIPSCHPAISPLVAVIPLQLLAYHIALNRGCDVDQPRNLAKSVTVE, encoded by the coding sequence ATGTGTGGAATTGTTGGTTATATAGGTAAAAAGAATGCCTATAACATCTTAATTAATGGTTTAAAGAGATTAGAGTATAGAGGTTATGATTCATCTGGAATCGCCTTATCAAATGGAACAACCCGAATTTATAAGAAGCAAGGAAAGATCTCCAATCTTGAAGATTTTGTTGCTGATAAAAGGGTGGATGGAAATATTGGTATTGCTCATACCCGATGGGCTACCCATGGAGAACCTAGTGACGAGAATGCTCATCCCCATCAGTCACAGAATGGTAAAATTACGTTAGTACATAATGGCATTATCGAAAACTATGCTATCTTGAAAGAACGTCTTGAAGAGAAAGGTTATACTTTTCAGTCTCAGACAGACACAGAAGTTCTGGCGAATCTTATTGAGTATGTATATAATAAGATTGATAATCGATCTCTAGAAGAGGCTGTAAGACTCTCTTTAGAGAAGGTTGTTGGAGCCTATGGTATAATTGTAATGTGTGATGATGAGCCCAAAAGACTTGTCGCTTCTCGTAAAGGTAGTCCTCTAGTAATAGGGGTTGGTGATAATGAATACTATATTGGTTCGGATGCGACTCCTTTGGTGGAATACACCAATCAAATGATCTACCTTCAGGATTTTAATATTGCGATTATTGAAGAGAATAGTTTTACACTTAAAACTATCCAAAACAACCCTGTTACACCAGAAATAAAAAGAGTAGATATTCAAGTAGATCAACTAGACAAGGGTGGTTATGAACACTATATGTTGAAAGAGATCTACGAACAGCCTACGACTATCGAGCAATCATTCAAAGGAAGAATTGCCGTTGATGGAAAATCTATAGTACTTGGTGGTTTGATTGATGTGATGCCACAGTTGGTGAAGGCTCCAAGGATTATTATTCTTGGATGTGGTACCTCTTGGCATGCCGGATTGGTTGCCGAATATCTAATTGAAACATATTGTCGTATCCCTGTTGAGGTTGAGTATGCTTCAGAATTTCGTTATCGTACCCCAGTTATCAACAAAGGAGATGTTATTATTGCTGTTTCTCAAAGTGGAGAGACAGCCGATACTTTAGCTGCTATAAAGAAGGCAAAAGAGGATGGTGCTATTATTATTGGCGTTTGTAACGTCGTTGGTTCTAGTATTCCGAGAGAGACTCATGCAGGGGTATATACTCATGCTGGAGTAGAGATCGGTGTGGCATCTACAAAGGCATTTACTGCACAAGTAACGGTACTTACTCTAATGGCAATTCAGATAGCAAAAGAGAAGGGGTCTATAGATCAAAGTGAGTATGAGATTTTGATTCAAGAGATCCTTGAAGTACCGAATAAAGTTCGTGTTGCTCTTTCGAAAGAGGATAAAATAAAATCTATATCTGACAAATATAGCGATGCTGTTAATGCATTGTATTTAGGACGTGGATATCTATTCCCTGTTGCATTAGAGGGTGCTTTGAAGTTGAAAGAGGTCTCCTATATTCATGCAGAAGGTTATGCTGCAGGAGAGATGAAACATGGTCCTATAGCATTGGTCGATGATAATTTACCTGTAGTGGCAGTTGCTCCTAAGGATCATTATTATGAAAAAGTGGTGAGTAACATTCAAGAAGTAAAAGCTCGTAAAGGAAATGTTATTGCAGTTTTAAATGAAGGGGATCTGAATCTTAAAGAGATGGTGAATGATTTCATCGAGATACCAAGTTGTCATCCTGCAATCTCCCCATTAGTTGCTGTGATACCTTTACAGTTACTTGCATATCACATTGCTTTAAACAGAGGATGTGATGTCGATCAACCTCGTAATCTTGCGAAGTCGGTGACAGTAGAGTAA
- a CDS encoding ISAzo13 family transposase: protein MSYVADHMEGSPTDPNVKWTHLRPCDIATFILMKYDITLSNGQIKRILKNNGYCRRKPSKSISTGESKNREEQFHIIRVLMLLFTNMPHNPIISIDTKKKEVLGQLTRDQGVLCKKEGTPKVYDHDYSYLTTGKAIPHGIYDIKHNNDYMSIGDSHETAEFVIENLLWWWNNFGVYNYPEVTQILILCDCGGANGYRHHLFKVLLQALAAKIGLKISIVHYPPYCSKYNPIERLLFSQVHRSLKDTLLTDVNQVADLIGKTITKQGLIVQVRVVVKQYQTGKRSSKEDIAVKKILYNKKLPDLSYTILP, encoded by the coding sequence TTGTCTTATGTTGCAGATCATATGGAAGGAAGTCCAACGGACCCAAATGTAAAATGGACTCATCTTCGACCTTGTGATATTGCAACGTTTATTCTAATGAAATATGACATAACACTGTCTAATGGGCAGATTAAAAGAATATTAAAAAACAACGGTTACTGTCGCCGCAAACCTAGTAAATCGATAAGTACTGGTGAAAGTAAAAATAGAGAAGAACAATTTCATATCATACGAGTTTTAATGTTGCTGTTTACCAACATGCCACACAATCCAATCATAAGTATAGACACTAAGAAAAAAGAAGTCCTCGGGCAATTAACAAGAGATCAAGGAGTATTATGCAAAAAAGAAGGAACTCCGAAGGTTTACGATCATGACTATTCATATTTAACAACAGGTAAAGCTATTCCACATGGTATTTATGATATAAAACACAACAATGATTATATGTCTATAGGAGACTCGCATGAAACCGCGGAGTTTGTCATTGAGAATTTATTGTGGTGGTGGAACAACTTTGGAGTTTACAATTATCCTGAGGTTACACAGATATTGATACTTTGCGATTGCGGTGGAGCCAATGGATATAGGCATCACTTATTCAAAGTACTGTTGCAAGCACTTGCGGCTAAGATCGGACTGAAAATATCGATAGTGCACTATCCGCCATATTGTTCTAAATATAATCCGATTGAGAGATTGTTATTCTCACAAGTACATAGAAGTTTAAAGGACACTTTATTGACAGATGTTAATCAAGTAGCGGATTTGATTGGAAAAACAATAACGAAACAAGGACTTATAGTTCAAGTTAGAGTAGTAGTAAAACAATATCAGACAGGTAAAAGATCTTCTAAGGAAGACATAGCTGTCAAGAAGATCCTTTACAATAAAAAATTGCCTGATTTATCATATACGATTCTACCTTAA
- a CDS encoding DUF4249 domain-containing protein encodes MLSRSKPYYALILWLLLFFSCKKDVTSEYITDSPSQIVVECIVSPQKTWNVCIGRTYQFTESVPNIHIPPKDIEEAYIIEDRNKKIPLHYDENAYAFVHNSSPKEGSHYKLVIKRKNNPDVIVEDTVPKQFEVEEVFGNIRTVKFFVESNDSQS; translated from the coding sequence ATGCTTTCAAGAAGTAAACCTTATTATGCCTTAATACTATGGCTTCTACTCTTTTTTTCATGTAAAAAAGATGTCACTAGTGAATATATTACCGACAGTCCAAGTCAAATAGTGGTAGAGTGTATAGTCTCACCTCAAAAAACTTGGAATGTTTGTATCGGACGCACCTATCAATTTACTGAAAGTGTTCCCAATATTCATATCCCTCCAAAAGACATTGAGGAAGCCTACATCATCGAGGATAGAAATAAAAAGATCCCACTTCATTACGACGAAAACGCCTATGCTTTCGTTCATAACAGCTCTCCTAAAGAAGGAAGTCATTATAAACTTGTGATTAAACGCAAAAACAACCCAGATGTTATAGTAGAAGATACGGTACCCAAACAATTCGAGGTAGAAGAGGTTTTTGGAAATATTCGTACAGTAAAATTCTTTGTAGAAAGTAACGACTCACAGTCATGA
- a CDS encoding transglycosylase domain-containing protein, with translation MKEQISSFKKYIIIFWAIIASGIIGLVVFFYGISAGWMGYMPTLEELETPPNSYASEVYSEDSVLLRKFFYRNRSNVDYQDISPNTINALIATEDSRFYDHSGIDLIGLFRVVKGVATGNENAGGGSTLSQQLAKMLFPREKFDHKIELVIRKFREWVIAIRLERNFTKEEIIKMYLNKYDFLNLAVGIKSAAHIYFSTTPDKLTIEQSAMLVGMAKNSALYNPLRRPKMVKERRNVVLKQMYKYGYITEGQKKDLQKKDLGLKYQKEDFKVGVGTYFTEYLRTIMQHKKPERKNYASWQDQKFKEDLNEWNNNPLFGWCYKNRKMDGSPYNLYKDGLKIHATLNSKIQMYAENAVKKHLSVNLQPAFFKNLKHYNHPPFSNDLSNDEINGILKMSIKQSERYRVLKNKGKKFDQIMEDFKKPTQMTVFSWRGDIDTIMSPLDSIKYDMSFLRSAMMTYDPRSGHIKAYVGGPNYRHFMYDMVKDGKRQVGSTVKPFLYTLAMQNGLTPCTKALNIEYTFTLPDGSTWTPQNSGSAKYGENVTLKWGLANSVNNISAWIMRQYNPEGMKKVMRKMGITSRIDAVPSMFLGTTEISIYEMVGAFGCFSNKGIFTKPIFVTNIEDKNGNIVADFEPYRDEAISKNTAYLMINLLQGVVNKGTGSRLRWNKEYGRFTAALGGKTGTTQNHSDGWFMGVTPELVTGIWTGAKLRSIHFDNIRMGQGANLALPIYGYFMHQVYDDTSLGYTQDTKFEKPEEFNISLDCDKDSEKAIEQKTNTVIEEESSDFF, from the coding sequence ATGAAAGAACAGATCTCTTCTTTTAAAAAATACATCATAATTTTTTGGGCTATTATTGCCAGTGGTATTATTGGACTTGTGGTCTTTTTCTATGGAATTTCTGCAGGATGGATGGGATACATGCCAACTCTTGAAGAACTCGAAACACCTCCAAATAGTTATGCATCAGAGGTTTATTCCGAAGACAGCGTACTATTACGAAAGTTTTTCTATCGAAATAGATCTAATGTAGATTATCAAGATATTAGTCCTAATACCATAAATGCACTGATTGCCACAGAGGATTCTCGTTTCTATGATCATTCAGGAATAGACCTTATTGGTCTTTTTCGTGTAGTCAAAGGGGTCGCCACAGGGAATGAAAATGCTGGCGGAGGTAGTACATTATCTCAACAGTTAGCCAAAATGCTATTCCCGAGAGAAAAATTTGACCATAAGATAGAGCTTGTAATTCGTAAGTTTAGAGAGTGGGTGATTGCCATACGTTTAGAGAGAAACTTCACCAAAGAAGAGATCATCAAGATGTACCTAAATAAATACGACTTCTTGAATTTGGCTGTTGGAATCAAATCTGCAGCGCATATTTATTTTAGTACCACTCCTGATAAACTAACAATAGAGCAGTCGGCAATGCTAGTTGGAATGGCAAAAAACTCCGCTCTTTATAATCCATTGAGAAGACCCAAAATGGTGAAAGAGCGTCGAAATGTGGTTCTAAAACAAATGTATAAATATGGCTATATTACTGAAGGACAAAAGAAGGATCTACAAAAGAAAGATCTAGGATTAAAATATCAGAAAGAAGATTTTAAAGTGGGAGTTGGAACCTATTTTACGGAGTATCTGCGTACAATCATGCAACACAAAAAACCAGAGAGAAAGAACTATGCTTCTTGGCAAGATCAAAAGTTCAAAGAGGATCTTAACGAGTGGAACAACAACCCTCTTTTTGGATGGTGTTATAAAAACCGTAAGATGGACGGATCTCCATACAACCTATATAAGGATGGACTAAAGATCCATGCAACCCTAAACTCTAAGATTCAGATGTATGCAGAGAATGCTGTAAAAAAACACCTTTCTGTCAATCTACAGCCTGCATTTTTCAAAAACCTTAAGCATTATAACCATCCGCCTTTCTCTAACGATCTTTCTAACGACGAGATCAATGGGATTCTTAAGATGTCCATCAAACAGAGTGAGCGTTACCGTGTCCTAAAAAACAAAGGGAAAAAGTTTGATCAGATAATGGAGGACTTCAAGAAACCAACCCAAATGACGGTATTCTCTTGGAGAGGAGATATCGACACCATTATGTCTCCTCTTGATTCTATTAAATATGATATGAGCTTCTTACGATCTGCAATGATGACTTACGATCCACGTTCTGGGCATATCAAAGCCTATGTCGGAGGACCTAATTATCGTCATTTCATGTATGATATGGTAAAAGATGGAAAGCGTCAGGTTGGATCTACGGTAAAACCATTCCTCTATACATTAGCCATGCAGAATGGCTTGACTCCATGTACTAAAGCCCTCAATATTGAATATACCTTTACCCTTCCTGATGGTTCCACTTGGACTCCTCAAAACTCGGGTTCAGCAAAATATGGCGAAAATGTCACTTTAAAATGGGGGTTAGCGAACTCTGTAAACAACATCTCTGCTTGGATTATGAGACAATATAATCCGGAAGGAATGAAGAAGGTAATGAGAAAGATGGGAATCACGAGTAGAATAGATGCTGTTCCTTCTATGTTCCTTGGTACTACTGAAATTTCAATCTATGAGATGGTCGGAGCTTTTGGATGTTTCTCAAACAAAGGAATCTTTACCAAACCTATTTTTGTTACAAACATCGAGGACAAAAATGGAAATATTGTTGCCGACTTCGAACCATATAGAGACGAAGCAATCAGTAAGAACACCGCATATCTAATGATCAACCTACTTCAAGGTGTGGTCAACAAAGGAACGGGATCTCGCCTAAGATGGAACAAAGAGTATGGTAGATTTACGGCCGCACTAGGAGGTAAAACGGGAACGACACAAAACCATTCCGATGGTTGGTTTATGGGGGTTACTCCTGAGTTGGTTACTGGAATATGGACTGGAGCAAAACTTCGTAGTATCCATTTCGACAACATTAGAATGGGACAAGGTGCAAACTTAGCTCTTCCTATTTATGGATATTTCATGCATCAAGTTTATGACGACACCTCTTTAGGATATACACAAGACACTAAATTCGAAAAACCAGAAGAGTTTAATATAAGCCTTGACTGTGATAAGGATTCTGAAAAGGCGATCGAACAAAAAACAAATACTGTCATAGAAGAGGAGTCCTCTGATTTCTTTTAG
- the topA gene encoding type I DNA topoisomerase: protein MKEENLVIVESPAKAKTIEKFLGKDFLVMSSFGHIRDLDKKDFGIDLKNNYIPRYVVSEDKKKVVAELKKAAKNAKTIWIASDEDREGEAIGWHLMEVLGLSPDTTKRIVFHEITKSAITKAIDNPRLLDLNLVDAQQARRILDRLVGFEISPVLWKKVKPSLSAGRVQSVAVRLIVDQEREIQKFQPTSAYRVTSLFHTEDEKVGSSELKAELSTRFKTFDETKHFLDQCNGASFHIESIVKKPAKKSPTPPFITSTLQQEASRKLGFPVSMTMSVAQKLYEAGKITYMRTDSTNLSQLALDAAKETIVEKYGDKYYHLRTFKTKAKGAQEAHEAIRPTYMNQATVPGTPQEQKLYELIWKRTIASQMADAKLERTTVKIGVSGTDEHFVATGEILVFDGFLSVYLESTDDEGQENPIHKGLLPPLNEGEVLVPSEIVGTQRFTQKPPRFTEASLVRKLEEQGIGRPSTYAPTITTIQNRNYIVKEDRDGTEREYQRLLLQDGHLDSETCTEITGAERGKLFPTDIGLVVNDFLVKNFDSIVDYKFTAKVEKEFDEIAEGKRVWNEMIDEFYVPFHANIEDVIENSERSSGERILGVDPKTEKPVSVRIGRYGPMAQLGESKEDSEEKPQFASLRHGQSIETITLEEALDLFKLPRQLGEYEEKVVTVSVGRFGPYVRHDSKFVSLKKDVDDPLTIELDRAVELIEEKREKDRKALLKTFEEDVDLRVIMGRWGPYIAYQKSNYKIPKDTVVEDLSFEDCMKVVEEGPKPKKAAAKKTATKKAATKKTTTKKTTKTTAAKKTVTKKKTTTKSSSEKK, encoded by the coding sequence ATGAAGGAAGAAAATCTGGTAATAGTCGAGTCACCAGCCAAAGCGAAGACCATAGAGAAATTTCTTGGTAAAGATTTCTTGGTCATGTCAAGTTTCGGACATATCCGAGACCTTGATAAAAAGGACTTTGGGATTGACTTGAAAAATAATTATATACCACGCTATGTGGTTTCAGAAGATAAAAAAAAGGTAGTTGCTGAATTAAAGAAAGCAGCGAAGAACGCGAAAACTATATGGATCGCATCCGATGAGGACCGTGAAGGGGAAGCAATTGGATGGCATCTTATGGAAGTACTTGGTCTTAGTCCTGATACGACTAAACGTATTGTATTTCATGAGATTACCAAGAGTGCGATTACCAAAGCGATAGATAATCCAAGACTATTGGATCTAAATCTGGTAGATGCCCAACAGGCTCGTCGTATTTTGGATCGATTGGTAGGTTTTGAGATCTCTCCTGTTCTTTGGAAGAAGGTAAAACCCTCTCTTTCGGCAGGTCGTGTTCAGTCTGTTGCTGTGAGACTTATTGTAGATCAAGAGCGAGAAATCCAGAAATTTCAGCCTACTTCTGCATATCGTGTCACTTCACTTTTTCATACAGAAGATGAAAAAGTGGGGAGCTCAGAGTTAAAGGCAGAACTTTCAACTCGTTTTAAAACTTTTGATGAGACGAAGCATTTCTTAGACCAATGTAATGGTGCATCGTTCCATATTGAATCAATTGTTAAAAAGCCTGCGAAGAAATCACCAACGCCACCTTTTATTACTTCTACGTTGCAGCAAGAGGCAAGTCGTAAACTTGGTTTTCCTGTAAGTATGACTATGTCCGTTGCTCAAAAGCTATATGAGGCTGGAAAAATTACTTATATGCGTACCGACTCGACAAACCTTTCACAGTTGGCTTTAGATGCTGCGAAAGAGACTATTGTGGAGAAGTATGGTGATAAGTATTATCACTTAAGAACATTTAAGACTAAGGCCAAAGGTGCACAGGAAGCTCACGAGGCAATCCGTCCTACTTATATGAATCAGGCTACTGTACCTGGTACACCGCAAGAACAAAAGCTATATGAGTTGATATGGAAAAGAACCATTGCTTCTCAAATGGCAGATGCCAAACTAGAACGAACCACCGTGAAAATCGGTGTTTCAGGAACAGATGAGCATTTTGTCGCAACAGGTGAGATCCTTGTTTTTGATGGTTTCTTAAGTGTGTATCTTGAATCTACAGACGATGAAGGGCAAGAGAATCCAATTCACAAGGGGTTATTGCCACCTTTGAATGAGGGGGAAGTGTTGGTTCCATCTGAGATCGTTGGAACGCAGCGTTTTACCCAGAAGCCTCCTCGATTTACAGAGGCAAGTTTGGTACGAAAACTTGAAGAACAGGGTATTGGACGTCCTTCTACTTATGCTCCGACCATTACAACAATACAGAATAGAAACTATATTGTAAAAGAAGATCGTGATGGGACTGAACGTGAGTATCAACGTTTATTGCTTCAAGATGGTCATCTAGATTCCGAGACTTGTACTGAGATTACTGGTGCTGAGAGAGGAAAGCTATTCCCAACTGATATTGGGTTGGTTGTAAATGATTTCTTGGTGAAGAACTTTGACTCTATTGTCGACTATAAGTTTACAGCAAAGGTTGAAAAGGAGTTTGATGAGATTGCGGAAGGTAAGCGTGTGTGGAACGAAATGATAGATGAATTCTATGTGCCATTTCATGCTAATATCGAAGATGTAATTGAAAATTCAGAACGATCTTCAGGAGAGCGTATCTTGGGTGTTGATCCGAAGACCGAAAAGCCTGTCTCTGTTCGTATTGGACGTTATGGACCAATGGCACAACTTGGTGAATCAAAAGAGGATAGCGAAGAGAAACCTCAGTTTGCAAGCTTGAGACATGGTCAAAGTATTGAAACAATTACCCTAGAGGAGGCTTTAGATCTATTTAAATTGCCTCGTCAACTTGGAGAATACGAAGAAAAGGTGGTGACTGTAAGTGTCGGAAGATTTGGTCCTTATGTGCGCCATGATAGTAAATTTGTCTCTTTAAAGAAAGACGTAGACGATCCGCTTACGATTGAATTGGATCGTGCTGTAGAGTTGATCGAGGAAAAAAGAGAGAAAGATAGAAAAGCACTATTGAAAACTTTCGAGGAAGATGTCGATTTGAGAGTAATTATGGGACGTTGGGGACCATATATTGCTTACCAAAAGTCGAACTATAAGATTCCTAAGGATACAGTAGTCGAAGATTTATCGTTCGAAGACTGTATGAAGGTTGTCGAAGAAGGACCAAAGCCTAAAAAAGCTGCTGCAAAAAAGACGGCAACGAAGAAGGCTGCTACTAAAAAGACTACCACCAAAAAGACAACGAAGACTACAGCTGCAAAAAAGACTGTAACGAAAAAGAAAACGACTACAAAGAGTAGTTCGGAAAAGAAATAG